The DNA window tctctctctctctctctctctctcactgtgcCGAGTCTGAGTCACTGGAGTCCAGACTAGCCTGTGCAGAGGCGGTGCGGCAGCTCTGTGTGGATCCCGCGTGGTGCAAAGTCTGTGTGCTTCTCCTGAGACTCTCCAGCGACTGGAGAAAGGACCGTCTCGCCCTTTCTTCCTCCAGAGGCGAAGCCCCTTCCTCCTCCACTTCGGCGATCTCAGCAAAAGTCACCGGCTGGGTCTTGAAGCGGGCGTCTCGGGGCCGCCTGGGACGGTTTCGGCCCCGAGCCAGACACTTGGGCACGGGTAGCTGCTGGGGAAACTCCTCCATGGCGGACGCCAAGATGTGTGCAGGTAGAACGGCGAAACCCACCGTCTCCATCGGACGTGCAGCCATGTGTCTGGATGGCAGGGGTTGGGCGCTGGGCTTCTGAGATGTTTGGAGAGGCTTGCACTTCTCCAGTTCTTCCTCTGTGAAGTAGCTTTCCTTGTATCCTTCTTGTCTGGATTGGAAAGGTGAACAAGGAAGCACGGTTTGAGAAGCAAACTTCCAGAAGTGGTGAATTATgattctctctctgtgtgtgtatgtCTGGTTTTCTGAGTGTGCCACTGACAGCTCTGGCTTTTATACTGCTTCACTCCCTTAACATCTCCCCACTCGGCTCTGGCTCCGCCCACCCACTGTGAAGCGTCATGGTTCCGGCTGCCATACCAGTCCCTCCGAATCAGATCCTTGAAATAAATGCCAGCCAGAGAGGGAGTTGGGAAAGCAGAGGGGAGGGAGGGGCTGGAGGGATAGAGGATACGTGCAGCTCTAACTCAGAGAGATTCAGAAAAGGGAGAAATAAACAAATGGCCaggaacattaaaaaaaaaaatggggagTGAGAGGTCACGGGCAAAGAGATAAACAAAAGATAGTTTAGAGGGCCAAGAGCTTCGTAGAAATGTACACAACATACTGTACAGATATATGTTGAGGCAAATCGCACTAAAACATATTCAGGTcttatcaaaattaaaagaagaaaaacattGTGATAAGATAATGAAGCTGTTAAAGGGtctttcagatttttttgcattaaaacatTGCTTTGACtaaaattaagcacatttttttcTCAATTAACGTTATACTgtaaaaagtacaaataaaaatTTAAGCCAGTACCAAAACTACTGCCATATGTACTTTAcaatttgaataaaatatatattttttaattgtacagATAtgagaaggatttttttttttttacaataacttAAACGCAAATGCCCATTGTCATGAAAatgcaatgaaaaaaatattaatggtccagaaaatatttattttgatacAGAAAATGATATatgtttttgaaaattaaaaatagaaaaaaaacagaaatatatatttaataatatgtaatatatatatttaagacagggaaaaaaattgtatgtatatatatatatatatatatatatatatatatatatatatacatacatatacacacacacacacacacacacacacacacacacacacacacactttatttaatttatgtaattatttatatataaataataatacaaatcgaAAAATTGAAAAtcgaaaaatatgttttatatttatatatataaataaatacattactatcaatttatgtaattatatatatatatatatatatatatatatatatatatatatataattaaattttaataaaaaattgaaGTACATATTACatttatgtaataatttttaatttatgtaatttatttatttaaaaaacatttaaaatcttactgttcaaaaacctttgactggtagtgtgtgtgtgtatatatatatttatatatatatatataaataaataattacataaattaaaattttcaatacatatttttgttaatatgtattaatatattcatataaatatataaattgttcaattttacatttttgatttatctatatatatatatatatatatatatatatatatacacatacataaaattacataaatgtaaaatttcaaaatagaaaaacatgttttacatttacattagttttttgaatacattttattaaataatatattcagataaatatataattacatataaagatataaataattacataaattagaaaaaattaaaaattaaaaagaaagacaaacattattttataatatatatatatacacacacacacacacacacacacacacacacacgtttgtttttgtgaattgtggggacattccatagacataatggtttttatactgtacaaacgatatttgctatcaccctacaccttccctacacctaaacctagccctcacaggagactgtgcatatctttacattctcaaaaaaacgtattctgtatgatttataagccttttgaaaagtggggacatgggcaatgtcctcataagtcaccctctccttgtaatacctatgtcatacccatgttattacaccaatttgtgtcctgatatgtcacaaaaacacacacacacacacacacacatctatacatatatacagtagtcaacattcgaagtggatcaaaaacgttcaccaaaagttgtcctaagataagaacgggtattctttttggttttagaataaatttgatgaaaggttttgatccacttcgaatgttgactactgtatatgtaTGAATAATTACATAAATCTTTTGAATACAAATGTGCTTAACTGTCATGCAAATGAAGACTTTTTTCGCATatagaatacatttttaaaggaaAGTGAATAATGGCGCCACTTTTTCAAGTCGACCAGATAAGGACAAGGACATGGAGGGTTGATGATCTACGCACTATATATTCCTTTTACTAGAGATGTTGTAATCTCAGTAACTTGTAGATGGCAAGAATCTCTCGGCAGTGCCACAACCGATCTCTGATCTCACCACCGTAATGAGTGTACCTTTCATCAGCCTCTCACTCTTTCTCACTCTCCTCCTTTGCCATTCAGATTTGTCATTAACCCTCGAACGCTACTTGCCAGGCATGTCCGATGAGCCCAGAGACATTTTAGGAGCACTGTATGAAACTAGGGGCAGGACATTGTGACGTAACACACCGTGGCTGCTCCGGTTTTGTCACGGACCCTGAGGATGACCCTTTAGAAGCAAAACAGGAAACCGTAACGGTGCCACCTCACACCACTCCTATTCGTCCCATATATCAGACGTCAAGGGGTTACCGTAAAGTCTACGCTAAGTAACATCTATTTTGGGACGGAGAGGCCAGCTCTCAGACACTTGCAGACACACACGTTCATCCATCTGCTAAGGTATTATCAGTCAGGTGACATCATGTGATGAAGTCAAGGACAACTACACACACCACGTTTTGCAGTATCCTGTCAAGTTGATGAATAGCTTGTACAAAATGCAGAAGGGATGTACAAGGCAGCAAAGATGCACATTTTTGCAAAGCAAAATGCACAAACTGTACCGTTggccagtgtcacatgatgcctTTGAAACAATAAACCACCCTTTTTATAAACTGTTTTTgcaactaaaaaacaaaaaaggacaTTTACTACATGTATACACCATTTTACAGATCTCTATCTACAACAAACAGATATGCCAGTTAAGCCATAACCCTCTATATCTGCTTGATCAGCAACAGCTGCTAGTATTTTgaatactttaaataaatgcagaacgAGACAGCTGGGTAATCCTGAACAAACTGAACAGGAGCCACTATTCATCCTTAAGCTCAGACCGCTTGCCCATGTCACAGAAGCAAGCAAAAAGTTTACAAATCAACATAGTCTCAGGACAATTCACAACTATTTTTTGTTTTGCTAAAGTGGTGGCAACTTTTTTATGAtctcatttgtacatttttgtacaaCTTGTTCACACTTATCTTTTTTTAGTACAAATTGTATGTTTTCTTGCCAATCACATAATTGTAACTTTGTAAATACTTTGACTTTCGTAAACGGGTTAAGAAAGTCTCTCTTTGAGAAGTTTTACAAATATTTGGTAGACTAACAAACTTAGGTGTcttaactaccacattcaaggcccagaaaggtaagaacatcagtggttcaactgtaattttagctgtgagaatactttttgtgtgcaaagaaaactaaaataatgactatgTGTCATGTACTTAAATGAATGCGTGTTGGAgacaagtattctcgtagcttcataaaatcatggttgcattgctgtctatgcagggtcagaaagctcatcaaatggatttcatcaaaaaatattttaatttgtgttctgaggatgaacaaaggtcttaagggtttggaacaacatgagggtgagtaattaagtactttcattttggggtgaattattcctttaaatgcAGAGGAACCTACTTGATGAGTCCATTTTCTTAATAATATTAATGGTAATGCTAAAagacatgaatatatatatatatatatatttacatttacatttacatttattcatttagcagacgcttttatccaaagcgacttacaattgggaatacaacaagtgattcatcctaaggaggcagatcaacataggaagtgctcaaaaataccatatatctcaggcattgttagatgagtgctggatagaaagggaagatcaaaaaagattttttttatttttttttattgagtcacatagtgtcaaaaaagatgggttttcagcagacgcttgaaagctgttaaggagtctgcattccggataggggtgggaagatcattccaccaggcagggacgttgaacgagaatgttctggaaagtgatttcatgcctctctgtggtggtacaataaggcgtctttcactagaggatctcagtcttctggaaggagtgtagatgtgtagtagtgaatggaggtaggcaggtgatgagccggtggctgtcctatatgccagcatcagtgtcttgaatttgatacgtgctgtaaccggtagccagtgcagtgatatgaagagaggtgtgacatgggcctttttgggctcattgaagaccagtcgtgctgctgcattctgattCATTTGTAGAgacctgattgtacatgctggaagaccggctaaaagagcattgcagtaatccagcctggaaatgaccagggcctggacgaggagttgtgcagcatgctctgttaggaagggcctgatctttctgatgttgtgcaatgcaaacctgcaggatcgagcagttttagctatgtggtctttaaaagtcaattggtcatcaaagattactccaagatttctggctgaagtcgatggggtaattgtcgatgaacctaactggatggagaagtcatgttgtaaagttggagtggcaggaaagacaaggagcttggtctttgctagattgagctgtagatggtgttccttcatccatgcagagatatccgccaggcaacctgagatccgtgcagctaccgatggatcgtctggtttgaatgaaagatagagctgtgtgtcatccgcatagcaatggtaggagaagccatgcgcctgtatgatggggcccagagatgtggtgtatatggagaagaggaggggtccaagaactgatccctgaggaaccccagtgaccagttgatgagttttggatacctcccctccccaggtcactctgaaagacctaccagagaggtaggatttgaaccagcgaagtgaggtccctgtgatgcccagcgatgagagggtggacaggaggatctgatgattcaccgtgtcaaaagctggtccagcaagatgagtaaagatgatttggactcagcttttgccgtccgcaaggcttcagtgacagacagtagtgcagtctcagttgaatggccactcctgaaccctgactcatatatatatatatatatatatatatatatatatatatatatatattatgggaCAAAATGACCATGTTATTGGTTTGGTGTCCAGCATTCATGAAATACCTAGATTGATGACCTAAACCTGGAAGTCATGGAAATGTACAAAATCGTAATATATTATCAGGGAGAAATTGCTggttttttttgagtaaaaaaaaaaattaaacattaaaaaccttaaaggggtcaagacatgcattttttttcccattcttttaatatgttccttgaggtttactaataatgttaataaagtttttttgcacaaaaaaaaaacataaatatttgaaaaaattattattttcaaccctcattctgGCCCTCTGTCTATAACAAACTGTTTTAAGGGAAGTGTAATTTAAGGCTTCTCAGTAATCGGCCACTGTTATGATTGAGTgtcattgcataggaaacagCTTTACCACCCCCTCGCTATTGCATGTGAACGACGCCGTTTTAGtgccttgtaaaaaaaaaaaaaaaattaaaaatggaagattatgagattaaagtcataatatttccagaataaagacgaaattacgagaataaagtcgaaatattacgagaataaaatctaaatattttgagaataaagtcaaaattatgagaataaagtcaaaatattgcaggaataaagtcaaaattacaagaattaatttgtagcatttatgagattaaagttacaatattttgagagtatattctagcctattgcgcatgcaaatggcccagatgGCCCATTTGATTGGGAGTCTGGAAatattccaaagtctcagctttcaaaatatgtcagttttatagcgaaatacaaacaatatgtctattacaataatgtgttttacacgttctttaatgtggcatgacagATTGATGTATTCACCTCAGTTTAAGCAGCATGTGAATCAGTCTTCTTTCCGAATACATTGAgacttttgttttattaaattagcctatactgttttttgtttttgtttttttcatttctcCTTTTATTCCTTTACATTTATATCGTGCTATAAACTTGgaataaagaggaaaaacacatttataatttgtatttcgtGATAAAACTGACTGAGCTGtgttaaaagcaacaaagcaaaaAATGATTGcgattactgggtggctggcgtggtacaaataatgaatggaagatgttaaatatcatttactgtattataccgtgaataaaacagcttgagAATAGTCACTTACATACCTTAGAAAAGACAACAATCTTTTCaagtccacttcaacctttagaactttcattgttgtttttaattaaatacatgtgaggaattAAAGATTGGACACCACAGATGTTTTTTTGCAAGACACATAAGTTTGTATTTcattataaaactgacagattttgaaagctgagactttgttttatctaaaaagtaacaaaagcacaaagcttattgctattattgggtggctggtgaactaaaaataggcctaatgaatgcaatcgaagatttgaaatattatttccaactgtccctgcgagtataacacatggtatgatttctgctaataatcccacatatattctaATCAATTCCGGTGGCCTGGAAACTACTCTGGTGCTCCCAATCAGGACCATTTGCATGCGCAATTATTCACAtcatctcaaaatattataacttaaaTTGCTATGATTTCATTctagtaatttcaactttattctcgtattttcTCTTATTATTTCGACTAtattcttgaaatgttttgactctattcacataattttgactttattctcgaaatatttcaactttattctcaaaatattatgaatttaatctcttcatttttgattttttttttacattttttaatctgGCACTGAAACGCCATCGTACATGTAAGTGTTCTGGAAAccatttccagacaaagcatttTGGAATGATTatgaaatcatttacttacagtttgtaatgcagctgcagtcagatctagtactgctttatctttcaacaaatgtttctttgtgaactctccatgacactgtgcctcCTTTACAAAACAACATTCGCTGAAACAACCTCAGACATAATTCGGAGATGCCATTAAAAATACACTATCCACTTGTTCCTTATGCTGGGTTCCTTCTGATATCTGTGCAAAGACGCAAACGAGCCGTTTAAAAGAAAGCGCATCAAAGCGAAATTTCACTCCATTTGTCCACCTAACGACAGACTCAAGCGTGGAATGTGTCCGAAAGCGATTGCacatctgtatactgtatccagtgtCAACAACATAGCGTCAGTGAATGTAATTTCTTTAAGCTTTTGATGCAACACGACACTCGCATTCTTGACTATTCATTGATGctttgctctggaggcagtgtttatgcaaatgtttggGCCTAGGTGACATCACCTTGCACCTCAGAtccaaacgagccgtttttggagcttgattaaataaatgctttgtttataataAGGAGGACGACttaagctatgaaacttgcaggatgcTTTATATGCCAAACGATTAAGGAAATTTGTCATGACCCCTAACATAAATCAAATCCATTGGTAATAAAAACTGCAAACCCCCAAGAACATTCAAACAGCAATAgaacttttaattatttataactgttttattttttatgtaattttttagcAACTTTGACATTAACACATTTGTTTCATTCCTTTGGCCTAGATATCTAGAGGCTAGGAGTGAAGTTACACAGCAAACTAAAATCACTTTTAGTTTGTTATGTCACATTCATATCAATGTCATAGGCTTGACTTAACTAGTCACACACACTAGTCATTACACGATAACATACTGTAACAGTAAGAAAGTGACATCTATCCAAAGCCGCCCATGTTGGCTCAAAGCCACTGCAGCTTGATTTGTTTCCCCTGGCTTGTAAGCAGGATAAACAAATTTGTTTTCACATTAAGCAGTGTGTCTGTTAACATGACGAAAAGAGGTGAAAACACCACCGAgccactttatttatttttttttttggacttggCCTAGAAAACACTACAGCGGCCGAAAAGCCATATATTTATAGCACAACACAGACACATTCCCATGAAGGCCACTCGCGCAATATAACATCCAAAATTAGCAGAGGCAACATACTGACTTCTCCATCACGCACCAAAACATTCCAGTCCTGTAATGGATAACACATAAACACAAGCTACTTATGTTACCTCGACAGGTTATTTATATTAACCAACTCAAATATGGCAGTATttgaaaaaaacttttgactaccagtcaaaagtttttgaacagatttttattttttaaagaagtctcttctgctcaccaagcatgcatttatttgatccaaaatacagcaaaagcagtaatattgtgaaatgtttttactatttaaaataactgctttctatttgaatatattttaaaaagcatttttctttctgtgatcaaagctgaattttcagcatcattatttactaaattattattcctatttttattttttaatagaaattaatacttttatttagcaaggatgctttaaattgaccaaaagtgatgataaagacatttagaatgtcaccaaagatttctatttcagattaatgctgttcttctgaactttctattcatcaaaaaactgaaaaaattctatttagctgttttcaaaaattttgagcagcaaatcagaatattagaatgatttctgaaggatcatgtgacactgaggactggagtaatgatgctgaaaattcagctttgaaatcacaggaataagttacattttaaaatatattcaaatagagagcagttattttaaatagtaaaaatattttgaaattttattgtttttgatgtattttggatcaaataaatacaggcttggtgagcggaagagacttctttaaaaaaacataaaaaaatcttactgttcagaaacttttaactggtagtgtagcttaattttaagatatacaagagtatataaaaagtataaaattgtataaaacgtatatatttttaaaaatgctagATTTTTGATTACTTAAAATGAGATGGACGATACTGATAAGCGGACAATTATTTTATGTTAAGGCCAATAAACACATAAACTGTCGAACTGTGtctaataaaatactaaaaactaaaattaaattgttttaaatgctATAAGTGCATCACAATATTATCACTAACTGCATTAAAAATGAATATTCGTTTTGAGATTTGTTAAAGGTTAGGTTTAACcatgttattaaatgtaattcatttccTCATTTCCTTTATATTtgcattatttacatttaaattaccaTTACCATCATGTAAGACTCACTTTTAACTAGTGCTGggcaattaatcgcgattaatcgcatccaaaataaagtttttgtgtacataacaaatgtatgtgtactgtgtatattataaatacacacacatacatgtttatATTTAAGAACACTGTTATGTTTATATTGAATATTAATTAcatgtatataaatgtaaatattttcaaaatatatactgtatgtgtggtgtctctctctctatgtatataataaatatacacagtacacacacatatatattatataaatattttttttattttggatgcgaataatcgtgattaatcattggTCAGGATTACATGATGGTAAtggtaatttaaatgtaaataatgtaaGTATAAAGGAAATGTGCATGAATAATTATAAACCCCGATGTCAGTGatactgataaataaaaaaatatcccTATGTGTAAACAGTCAAAATTAGATATACGGCAAACAAGATCATATCAAGGCCTAAATATGGATTTCTAGATATGCCTCCACAAAGCTATATTCAGTTCATGTCTTCCTGTAAGTAATGAAACAAATAAGTATTAATTAGCTCTGATGCACACTGTATTATGGGAGCAAACATTATCCTGATCTAGATGTGTCGTGGCGAGTGCAATGTACTTGGAGGGGATGTTGTTTTTGTTTCCAAAGTTCTGCTGGGAAAAGGAGGAGTTTTCCCCTTAGCCAGATGGAGACCTGGGTCTTAGTATTGGTGGGAACGAGAAAACCAGGGACAGAGCACAGGCCTCGGCTTCAGCAGACAAAACACTGCCAATATCTACTGGATTTGTGCCCACGCTGCGCATGTTGCTGTTAGCCTTATGTGTCTAGACTCGTGACGCAGCTCTCTTATCTGGGAATTAGAAGGAGAGGAAATGTGTCTTTATGAAGTTCGAGCACAAGCCCAGTCGTTGCTATCACTGAAAAACACTGCCATTACCAACGGCCTTGTGCTTCCAAGTCCAACTCATATGACAAAGAGGAGTCAAGAGGCATGGTTTGCATGACTCTGATGTAACATGAAAGCAGAGCCTTGTGGTTGGACACAAGGGACCGGTTCCAGCTCTCAGACAGGTGCTAATAACAAATCTATGTGGTCTTGTTAATAACAGGCCACTGATGGGCTACTGGGAGTGAGGATCCTGGAAGGACATTGTCATTGGATTTTCCAAACATGCTGTTTTGTTTTGGCTCACTGGTCTTTTGGTTATGATCTCAGTGCAACTGAGAAATGCTAAAAGCCTACTGGACACTACGCCAGAAGGTTATTTAAAGTTGCTTCAGCCAGCGATACTGTGAAGGTTTCAGAGTGTCATCTTGAAAATC is part of the Garra rufa chromosome 25, GarRuf1.0, whole genome shotgun sequence genome and encodes:
- the c25h11orf96 gene encoding uncharacterized protein C11orf96 homolog, which codes for MAARPMETVGFAVLPAHILASAMEEFPQQLPVPKCLARGRNRPRRPRDARFKTQPVTFAEIAEVEEEGASPLEEERARRSFLQSLESLRRSTQTLHHAGSTQSCRTASAQASLDSSDSDSAQ